A window of the Phaseolus vulgaris cultivar G19833 chromosome 5, P. vulgaris v2.0, whole genome shotgun sequence genome harbors these coding sequences:
- the LOC137835344 gene encoding G-type lectin S-receptor-like serine/threonine-protein kinase At4g27290 — protein MKILLLMFVLTKILFFFFRTSTANDSISQFQSLSVGNTLVSEKGTFELGFFSPGSAADLYLGIWYKSISVKTVVWVANRAKPVKGNSNMLHINSEGNLELVNHNGVVSWSANSSKKVQNPIVQLLNSGNLVVRDEGDQVPERYSWQSFDYPSDTLLPGMKLGWDLRTGLERRVSSWKNWDDPSPGDFSWGISLEGFPQVIMWKGSKEFYRGGHWNGLGFSGAPELKANPVFNFKFVSNENEVYYTYSLRNESMISRIVMNQSISTRQRYIWIEDAQAWRLYASVPRDNCDSYNICGPNGNCVIGDSPVCQCLSGFKPRLPGHWDMMDWTQGCFLTEEWRCEERRKHGFVKFSQLKAPDTSNSWVNESMSLTECRDKCLENCSCKAYANTDVGGGGSGCLMWFGDLRDIREFSGGGSDLYIRTKFSESAVKEKHTMKVVAIILIIASVLTTILVLYNVGKRIKKFRACESSKSLILENNKDEEELELPFFDQAAIAKATNCFSINNKLGEGGFGAVYMGTLADGQEIAVKRLSQSSGQGFNEFKNEVILIAKLQHRNLVKLVGYCIEEEEKMLIYEYMPNKSLDSFIFDQAKAKILDWSKRFSIICGVARGLFYLHQDSRLRIIHRDLKASNVLLDHEFNPKISDFGMARTFGGDQIEGNTKRVVGTYGYMAPEYAIYGLFSVKSDVFSFGVLMLEIVSGKKNRGFSHSNNSINLIGQAWRFWKETRPLDLIDSCMENSSVLSEALRCIHISLLCVQQHPEDRPSMSTVVVMLSSESALPQPKEPGFLMEKEKCFLEADSSTNHLFSSTNDISLTTFEPR, from the exons ATGAAAATCCTTCTTCTCATGTTCGTTCTTACTAAgattctgtttttcttcttccgcACCTCCACTGCAAATGACTCAATATCCCAATTTCAATCACTTTCCGTAGGCAACACCTTGGTTTCTGAGAAGGGTACTTTTGAATTGGGTTTCTTCAGTCCAGGAAGTGCTGCAGATCTTTACTTGGGGATATGGTACAAATCAATATCAGTGAAGACTGTTGTGTGGGTTGCCAACAGAGCCAAGCCAGTAAAAGGAAACTCTAACATGTTGCATATTAACAGTGAGGGGAATCTTGAGCTTGTTAACCATAATGGGGTTGTGTCTTGGTCAGCAAACTCTTCAAAGAAGGTTCAAAATCCCATTGTTCAGCTCTTAAATTCTGGGAATTTGGTAGTGAGAGATGAAGGAGACCAAGTACCTGAACGCTACTCGTGGCAAAGCTTTGATTACCCTTCTGACACACTTTTACCAGGAATGAAGCTGGGTTGGGACTTAAGAACCGGCCTCGAGCGGCGTGTATCTTCTTGGAAGAATTGGGATGATCCATCACCAGGAGATTTCAGTTGGGGTATCTCTCTCGAAGGATTTCCTCAAGTGATAATGTGGAAGGGGTCAAAGGAGTTTTACCGTGGTGGCCATTGGAATGGACTTGGATTCAGTGGTGCCCCAGAATTGAAGGCAAATCCAGTTTTTAACTTCAAGTTTGTTTCCAACGAGAATGAGGTGTACTACACCTACAGCCTCAGGAATGAGTCTATGATTTCAAGGATTGTAATGAACCAATCCATTTCTACTCGCCAAAGGTACATATGGATTGAAGATGCTCAAGCTTGGAGGCTTTATGCATCTGTACCTAGAGATAACTGTGATTCCTACAATATCTGTGGACcaaatggaaattgtgtaattGGTGATTCTCCAGTGTGCCAGTGTTTAAGTGGATTTAAACCAAGATTGCCAGGGCACTGGGACATGATGGACTGGACTCAAGGATGTTTTCTTACTGAAGAATGGAGATGTGAGGAAAGGAGGAAACATGGGTTTGTTAAATTTAGTCAGCTGAAAGCTCCAGATACTTCAAATTCTTGGGTCAATGAGAGTATGAGTCTCACTGAGTGCAGGGATAAGTGCTTGGAGAATTGCTCCTGTAAAGCTTATGCAAATACagatgttggaggaggaggtaGTGGTTGTTTGATGTGGTTTGGTGATCTCAGGGATATCAGAGAGTTTTCTGGTGGTGGTAGCGATTTATATATCAGAACTAAATTTTCAGAATCAG CTGTGAAAGAAAAACATACCATGAAGGTGGTGGCAATAATCCTCATAATAGCCTCAGTTCTTACAACCATTCTGGTTTTGTACAATGTTggaaagagaataaaaaagtTCAGAG CTTGTGAATCAAGTAAATCCTTGATACTAGAGAATAATAAAGATGAGGAAGAGCTTGAGCTTCCTTTCTTTGACCAAGCAGCAATCGCCAAAGCAACTAATTGCTTCTCAATTAACAATAAGCTTGGAGAAGGTGGATTTGGGGCAGTATATATG GGTACCTTAGCAGATGGACAAGAAATTGCTGTGAAGAGACTCTCACAAAGTTCTGGACAAGGGTTTAATGAATTTAAGAACGAAGTCATATTGATAGCCAAACTTCAGCATCGGAACCTAGTTAAGCTTGTTGGTTATTGCATTGAAGAAGAGGAGAAGATGCTTATCTATGAGTACATGCCCAACAAAAGCCTAGACTCCTTTATATTTG ATCAGGCAAAGGCTAAAATTTTAGATTGGTCTAAACGCTTCAGTATTATTTGTGGAGTTGCACGAGGACTTTTTTATCTTCATCAAGATTCTAGATTGAGAATAATACATAGAGACCTTAAAGCAAGTAATGTCCTACTTGATCATGAGTTCAACCCAAAAATATCTGATTTTGGCATGGCTAGAACTTTTGGGGGAGATCAGATTGAAGGAAATACAAAAAGGGTGGTTGGAACATA TGGTTACATGGCACCTGAATATGCCATTTATGGACTATTCTCAGTGAAATCTGATGTCTTCAGCTTTGGTGTACTAATGCTAGAGATAGTAAGTGGAAAGAAGAATAGAGGTTTTTCCCATTCAAATAACAGTATTAACCTTATTGGACAG GCATGGAGATTTTGGAAAGAAACCAGACCTTTGGACTTAATTGATTCATGCATGGAGAATTCATCTGTTCTATCAGAAGCATTGCGTTGTATCCATATCAGTCTTCTATGTGTCCAACAGCATCCTGAGGATAGGCCAAGTATGTCCACTGTGGTAGTGATGCTGAGCAGTGAGAGTGCCCTGCCTCAACCTAAGGAGCCCGGTTTCCTTATGGAGAAGGAGAAATGTTTTCTTGAAGCAGATTCCTCCACCAACCACCTCTTTTCTTCTACCAATGATATAAGTCTTACCACGTTTGAGCCTCGGTAG
- the LOC137834192 gene encoding calcium-binding protein KRP1-like — translation MAAQNSQTHFQDFLPVMANKLGGDGLIDELCNGFNLLKDSEKGVITFDSLKRNSALLGLQGLSDEDLRSMLEEGDFDGDGALNQLEFCVLMFRLSPELMEGSKLWLEQVLQQELRDYL, via the coding sequence ATGGCAGCACAAAACTCCCAAACCCACTTCCAAGATTTTTTGCCTGTGATGGCCAACAAGCTTGGTGGGGATGGCCTAATTGATGAACTTTGCAATGGGTTCAATCTTTTGAAGGATTCAGAAAAAGGGGTCATCACCTTTGACAGCCTCAAGAGAAATTCTGCCCTTCTAGGCCTCCAGGGCCTCAGTGATGAGGATCTTCGCTCCATGCTTGAGGAAGGTGACTTTGATGGTGATGGGGCGCTCAATCAGTTGGAGTTCTGTGTTTTGATGTTCAGACTTAGTCCTGAACTCATGGAAGGTTCAAAGTTGTGGTTGGAGCAAGTCCTTCAACAAGAACTCAGAGATTACCTATaa